One genomic window of Candidatus Kuenenia stuttgartiensis includes the following:
- a CDS encoding tetratricopeptide repeat protein: MTIYSNKKSLHILSIVILSTVSILTYLNCLPNQFVYDDNSTIIDNHFIEDWRNLSALFTHDYFARSGELTYRPVVTLSYFVDYSLWQSRPMGYHITNVVSHTINSVLVYFLICCLGRCFFPVKYPASQYIEGSASYINHAFLAALLFIMHPIVNETVNAISYREDLLATNFALLSFLLFLLSDKKTSSLAYPEKTKDRRRIFFTEMAPMPAIKHCIPVYIAAMTTYFLALLSKESAIVLPGLIFSFCFLFKERTVNIPSPSLEKEPGAFHINRCAGPTEDAQNNSSKPGYWKNRACLFFRAFAKIAVSPYFISYIGISIMYLILRFIVFRNIHENIEYPGNSFLTALFTSTKVTGRYISNIFIPFNLNVDYHVLPIKSPLSVAFIVPFLFLTTLIVIILRLKRKCIFQTFKPQQCDKNSATFRQERFYFILFGILWFFISLLPVINIIPLSNLMADRYLYLPFIGCCIVFSTAITHQKKAIKYSFIIPVLIVCAIITITRNRHWENEFTLWYNSAQNPLCSFTTYNNLGTQYNKKDDPDTALMYYRKAIEKSQETGFTRYATVHYNMGNAYKKKNQLPQAISSYKKALQIKQDYKQAHNNLGKIYFEMEQYDDAFEEYNTALAIDPGFADAHNNLGVLYNKRGMDEDAIAAYKKAVAADPLNSDAYYNLGNVYESKNQFELAVEAYQSALAIDQALAYAHNNLGALYDKKGILDKAIEEYRQAIKYDPLYPYAHNNLGASLAKKGDMDSALSEFQEAVHLLPDNPDFRFNLGYVFLRMGNNALALQAFEETIRIKPSHTEALFRAGVIHYEQGNKDRAETLLKEAIAISPGHLKIKKYLEMIENR; the protein is encoded by the coding sequence TTGACTATATATAGCAACAAAAAATCATTACATATTCTATCAATCGTCATTCTTTCCACCGTTTCAATTCTCACGTATTTAAATTGTCTGCCAAACCAGTTTGTTTACGATGACAATTCTACCATTATAGATAACCATTTTATTGAAGACTGGCGGAATCTTTCCGCCTTATTTACCCACGATTATTTTGCCCGCTCCGGAGAGCTGACATACAGGCCGGTAGTGACTCTTTCTTATTTTGTGGACTATTCACTCTGGCAATCCCGCCCAATGGGTTATCACATCACAAACGTAGTATCACACACAATAAATTCGGTGCTGGTGTATTTTCTTATATGCTGTTTGGGCAGATGCTTTTTCCCCGTCAAATACCCCGCTTCTCAGTATATAGAGGGCAGTGCATCATACATCAATCATGCATTTTTAGCTGCCCTGTTGTTCATAATGCACCCCATTGTAAACGAAACGGTTAACGCAATAAGTTATAGAGAAGACCTGCTTGCAACCAATTTTGCACTGCTCTCCTTTTTGCTTTTTCTGCTCTCTGACAAAAAAACGTCTTCTCTCGCATACCCTGAGAAAACAAAAGACCGTCGCCGGATATTCTTTACTGAAATGGCGCCAATGCCTGCAATCAAACATTGTATTCCTGTTTATATTGCGGCAATGACAACCTATTTCCTGGCATTGCTTTCCAAGGAATCTGCCATTGTGCTGCCGGGATTAATCTTTTCCTTTTGCTTCCTTTTCAAAGAACGCACGGTAAACATCCCCTCTCCATCCCTGGAAAAAGAACCAGGCGCTTTCCATATCAACCGCTGTGCAGGTCCCACCGAAGATGCCCAAAACAACTCCTCAAAACCCGGGTATTGGAAAAACAGGGCGTGCCTTTTCTTCAGGGCTTTTGCAAAAATAGCCGTATCTCCTTATTTCATAAGCTATATAGGGATCAGCATTATGTATCTCATCCTCAGATTTATCGTATTTCGTAATATCCATGAGAATATCGAATATCCCGGTAATAGTTTCCTGACGGCCTTGTTTACATCAACAAAAGTAACAGGCAGATACATTTCCAATATCTTTATACCTTTTAATCTTAATGTGGACTACCATGTCTTACCCATTAAATCGCCTCTGTCGGTTGCCTTTATTGTGCCATTTTTATTTTTAACAACTCTTATTGTTATCATTCTCCGTTTAAAAAGAAAATGCATATTTCAAACCTTCAAACCGCAGCAATGTGATAAAAATAGCGCAACATTTCGACAGGAAAGATTTTATTTCATATTGTTTGGGATATTGTGGTTTTTTATTTCCCTCCTTCCTGTCATAAACATTATTCCGTTAAGCAATCTTATGGCAGACCGCTATCTTTATTTGCCATTCATAGGATGTTGTATAGTTTTTTCAACGGCAATTACACATCAAAAGAAAGCGATTAAATACTCTTTCATCATTCCGGTTTTAATAGTTTGTGCGATCATCACAATCACCCGGAACAGACATTGGGAAAATGAATTTACACTGTGGTACAATTCCGCTCAAAATCCACTCTGCAGCTTTACTACCTATAATAATCTTGGCACGCAGTATAATAAAAAAGATGACCCGGATACCGCCCTTATGTATTACCGCAAAGCAATAGAAAAATCACAGGAAACCGGATTTACCCGTTATGCTACGGTGCACTACAATATGGGGAATGCTTACAAAAAAAAGAATCAGTTGCCCCAGGCAATTTCTTCTTACAAAAAAGCACTCCAAATAAAACAGGATTACAAACAAGCGCATAACAACCTTGGGAAGATTTATTTTGAGATGGAACAATATGACGATGCGTTTGAGGAATACAATACGGCTTTGGCAATCGACCCCGGTTTTGCCGATGCACATAATAATTTAGGCGTATTGTATAACAAAAGAGGCATGGATGAAGATGCGATTGCCGCGTACAAGAAGGCGGTTGCCGCAGACCCATTAAACAGTGACGCATATTACAATCTGGGCAATGTTTATGAATCAAAAAACCAATTCGAACTTGCCGTGGAGGCATATCAATCCGCACTGGCGATTGACCAGGCGCTGGCATATGCCCACAACAATCTTGGTGCTCTTTATGACAAAAAAGGTATCCTTGATAAGGCGATAGAAGAATATCGTCAGGCAATAAAATATGACCCCTTGTATCCTTATGCCCACAACAACCTTGGCGCCTCCCTCGCAAAAAAAGGCGACATGGATAGTGCGCTGTCAGAGTTTCAGGAGGCAGTTCATTTACTTCCCGATAATCCCGATTTTCGTTTTAATCTTGGGTACGTATTTCTCAGGATGGGAAATAATGCCCTCGCATTACAAGCATTTGAAGAAACCATTCGTATTAAACCTTCTCACACAGAAGCACTTTTCCGTGCAGGGGTTATACATTACGAACAAGGCAATAAAGATAGGGCAGAAACGTTGTTGAAAGAAGCGATTGCGATTAGCCCGGGGCATTTAAAAATAAAAAAATACCTGGAAATGATTGAAAACAGGTAG
- the eno gene encoding phosphopyruvate hydratase, translating to MTIIYSIKAREILDSRGNPTVEVDVILKNGIMGRAAVPSGASTGKREALELRDTDKPSRFMGKGVQTAVKNVNEIISHKLEGMDATRQVEIDNLLIQLDGTKNKEKLGANAILGVSLATAKAAANALGVPLYRYIGGTNAKVLPVPMMNILNGGKHADNNLDIQEFMIVPVNADSFANALRTGAEIFHTLRSVLKSNGYNTNVGDEGGFAPNLKTNEEAIDLILQAIKDAGYSAGKDVYLALDSAASEFYQEGKYVLRTEGCKKKTSDEIIALYTEFLNKYPICSIEDGLAEDDWDGWVKLTNQLGKKVQIVGDDIFVTNTEILAKGIERGVANSILIKVNQIGTLTETLDAIELAKTNGYSVVISHRSGETEDYTIADIAVATNAGQIKTGSLSRTDRICKYNQLLRIEEDLSDNAIYGGKLCRLQKQV from the coding sequence TTGACCATTATTTATAGTATTAAAGCAAGAGAGATTTTGGATTCAAGGGGAAATCCTACCGTAGAAGTCGATGTGATTTTGAAGAATGGAATTATGGGCCGTGCCGCCGTGCCTTCCGGAGCTTCCACAGGAAAAAGGGAGGCCCTGGAACTGAGAGATACTGATAAACCTTCACGATTTATGGGCAAAGGGGTTCAGACTGCGGTTAAAAACGTAAATGAAATTATTTCTCATAAACTCGAAGGAATGGATGCAACCCGCCAGGTAGAGATTGACAACCTGTTAATACAATTAGATGGCACCAAAAACAAAGAGAAACTCGGGGCAAATGCTATTTTAGGCGTTTCGCTTGCAACGGCAAAAGCGGCTGCTAATGCATTGGGGGTTCCCCTATACCGGTATATTGGCGGTACGAATGCAAAGGTTTTGCCCGTCCCCATGATGAATATCCTGAATGGCGGCAAACATGCCGACAACAATCTTGATATACAGGAGTTTATGATTGTGCCGGTAAATGCGGACAGCTTTGCGAACGCCTTGCGCACCGGCGCAGAAATATTTCATACCCTTCGCTCTGTTTTAAAATCAAATGGATACAACACTAATGTTGGAGATGAGGGCGGTTTTGCTCCGAATTTGAAAACTAATGAAGAGGCGATTGATTTGATTCTTCAGGCGATTAAAGACGCCGGGTATAGTGCGGGAAAAGATGTTTATCTTGCGTTAGACTCTGCTGCCAGTGAATTTTATCAGGAAGGAAAATACGTATTGCGCACAGAGGGTTGCAAGAAAAAAACAAGCGATGAAATCATCGCCCTTTACACGGAATTTTTGAATAAGTATCCTATTTGCAGCATTGAGGATGGTTTGGCGGAGGACGATTGGGATGGTTGGGTTAAACTTACCAATCAACTGGGAAAAAAGGTTCAAATCGTAGGAGACGACATATTCGTTACAAATACGGAAATCCTGGCAAAGGGAATTGAAAGAGGCGTAGCCAATTCCATTTTAATCAAGGTCAACCAAATTGGCACTTTAACAGAAACGTTAGATGCAATTGAACTGGCAAAGACGAATGGCTACTCAGTCGTCATTTCTCATCGGTCAGGCGAAACAGAAGATTACACCATCGCAGACATAGCAGTAGCCACCAATGCCGGCCAAATAAAAACCGGTTCACTAAGCAGGACGGATCGTATATGCAAATACAATCAACTTTTACGTATAGAAGAAGACCTCTCGGATAACGCAATATATGGAGGTAAATTATGCAGACTGCAAAAACAGGTATAG
- a CDS encoding GIY-YIG nuclease family protein, translating to MDKLYSVYIMTNKNNTVLYTGVTNNLKRRVYEHREKRVEGFTKKYNVTKLVYYEIFRDVRNAIFREKQIKGGSRAKKIELINGMNAGWKDLYDGL from the coding sequence ATGGATAAATTATACTCTGTTTACATAATGACGAATAAAAATAATACCGTACTCTACACAGGGGTTACGAACAATCTTAAAAGAAGAGTATATGAGCATAGAGAGAAGAGGGTCGAGGGGTTTACAAAAAAGTACAATGTTACAAAGTTAGTATACTACGAGATATTTCGTGACGTAAGAAACGCCATATTCCGGGAGAAGCAAATTAAAGGTGGCTCAAGGGCTAAAAAAATAGAATTAATTAATGGAATGAATGCAGGATGGAAGGATCTCTATGACGGTTTATGA
- the arcC gene encoding carbamate kinase: MNGRNTMVIALGGNALIRKGQKGTVGEQFENTRKSMEGVIYCLNRGYNIIITHGNGPQVGNLLLMTEACRDQTPELTLGMCVADTEGAIGYMIQQSLTNALRRENRDTCVVTVLTQVVVDKHDRAFSCPTKPIGPFFRKEEAERFQREKGWDIAEDSHRGYRRVVASPNPLKIIEIQAIRCLSGAGNIVIAAGGGGIPVIIKENGDLEGVDVVIDKDLASSVLARDINASALVMLTGEENVFLNYKKPNERPLYNITADEAQRYLDEGHFPPGSMGPKIQAAIHFLEWGGSFALITSLDKVREAFEGRSGTRIAKKAI; this comes from the coding sequence ATGAACGGTAGAAATACTATGGTAATTGCGCTGGGGGGAAATGCTCTCATCCGGAAAGGTCAAAAGGGAACCGTAGGGGAACAATTCGAAAATACACGGAAAAGTATGGAAGGAGTCATTTACTGTTTAAACAGGGGGTATAATATAATAATCACCCATGGAAACGGCCCGCAAGTGGGTAATTTGCTGCTTATGACCGAGGCCTGCCGTGACCAGACGCCGGAGCTTACGCTTGGAATGTGCGTTGCCGATACGGAAGGGGCAATCGGATACATGATCCAGCAATCATTGACCAATGCGTTGCGAAGGGAAAACAGAGATACCTGTGTGGTAACGGTTCTGACGCAGGTTGTAGTGGACAAACACGACCGGGCATTTTCGTGTCCGACAAAACCCATAGGTCCTTTTTTCAGGAAAGAAGAGGCGGAACGTTTTCAAAGAGAAAAAGGCTGGGATATTGCGGAGGACAGCCACAGAGGGTATCGTCGGGTAGTGGCATCGCCCAATCCTCTGAAGATTATAGAGATTCAGGCGATCAGATGCCTTTCAGGGGCTGGCAATATCGTCATTGCCGCCGGGGGAGGAGGTATTCCTGTAATTATAAAGGAAAACGGAGACCTTGAAGGGGTGGACGTTGTCATAGACAAAGACCTTGCTTCAAGCGTTCTGGCAAGAGATATTAATGCCAGTGCCTTGGTTATGCTTACCGGGGAGGAAAACGTTTTCCTCAATTATAAAAAACCAAACGAACGGCCTCTTTACAACATAACGGCAGATGAAGCGCAGCGCTATCTGGACGAAGGGCATTTCCCGCCTGGAAGTATGGGTCCAAAAATCCAGGCAGCCATACATTTCCTGGAATGGGGCGGATCATTTGCCCTTATTACTTCGCTTGACAAGGTGCGCGAGGCATTTGAAGGCCGCTCCGGGACAAGGATTGCAAAGAAAGCCATCTGA
- a CDS encoding FtsB family cell division protein encodes MQTAKTGIEHGNHFRGNLFCEKREEKPFYFGKYILITLVTSFVVVLFSYLITHARQERFRMLETKRILEGHVVQLRLENDSLESEYSSLQKDPLRIEKEAREQLGYFAPGEVFYDKYRFNIKSVPGKKPVAATAPNRWKSFLFDGSFPWQLPAMIILVTAAYYLITYYYEYRKLYKSNR; translated from the coding sequence ATGCAGACTGCAAAAACAGGTATAGAGCATGGCAATCATTTTCGGGGAAATCTTTTTTGTGAGAAAAGAGAGGAAAAACCCTTTTATTTCGGCAAATACATCCTGATTACCCTTGTCACCTCATTTGTCGTAGTACTCTTCTCCTACCTAATTACGCATGCCCGTCAGGAAAGATTTCGTATGTTAGAAACAAAAAGGATTCTTGAGGGACATGTGGTACAATTAAGATTGGAAAACGACAGTCTCGAGAGCGAGTATTCCTCTTTACAGAAAGACCCTCTCCGTATTGAAAAAGAAGCGCGTGAACAATTAGGATATTTTGCGCCTGGAGAGGTTTTTTATGATAAGTATCGTTTTAATATAAAAAGCGTCCCCGGAAAAAAGCCCGTTGCTGCAACTGCCCCAAACCGGTGGAAATCATTCCTCTTCGACGGGTCTTTTCCATGGCAGCTTCCTGCCATGATAATTCTTGTTACCGCCGCATATTATCTGATTACCTACTATTATGAATATAGAAAATTATATAAATCAAATCGTTAG
- a CDS encoding GIY-YIG nuclease family protein, with the protein MDKLYSVYIMTNKNNTVLYTGVTNNLKRRVYEHREKRVEGFTKKYNVTKLVIARVFSEAIFFIMPDQSR; encoded by the coding sequence ATGGATAAATTATACTCTGTTTACATAATGACGAATAAAAATAATACCGTACTCTACACAGGGGTTACGAACAATCTTAAAAGAAGAGTATATGAGCATAGAGAGAAGAGGGTAGAGGGGTTTACAAAAAAGTACAATGTTACAAAACTTGTCATTGCGAGGGTCTTTTCCGAAGCAATCTTTTTTATAATGCCAGATCAATCAAGGTGA
- a CDS encoding glutamate-5-semialdehyde dehydrogenase, with amino-acid sequence MNIENYINQIVRDAKSASRRIATASTALKNTALDYIAEGINSSADFILTENKKDVLAAKQAGLSEAMIDRLSLTDKRINAMADGVRQIIHLADPVGEIIHGHTRPNGLQIKKIRTPIGVIVIIYESRPNVTADAAALCLKAGNAVILRGGKEAIHSNIALYKILTAALEKAGLDKNGIQLVEITEREAIDYLLTSDKYVDVVIPRGGEALIRTVVEKSTIPVIKHYKGVCHTYVDEFADLKIAEEVCFNAKVQRPATCNAMETMLVHENIAPVFLPKIAKRLVDSGVQLLGCKKTCTFLDTIKPATDEDYHNEYLDMVLNIKVVDSIDDAISHITKYGSGHSEAIITTNYSNALQFTGEVDAAAVYVNASTRFTDGYEFGMGAEIGISTDKLHARGPMGLAELTSYKFVVFGNGQLRE; translated from the coding sequence ATGAATATAGAAAATTATATAAATCAAATCGTTAGAGATGCGAAAAGCGCTTCGCGGCGTATTGCTACGGCAAGCACAGCGTTAAAAAATACTGCACTTGATTATATTGCGGAAGGCATAAATTCCTCTGCGGATTTCATTCTAACGGAAAATAAAAAAGATGTGCTCGCCGCAAAACAAGCCGGACTGTCAGAAGCGATGATTGACCGCCTATCCCTGACCGATAAACGTATCAACGCAATGGCTGACGGTGTAAGGCAAATCATTCATCTTGCCGACCCTGTAGGAGAAATTATTCATGGGCATACACGGCCAAATGGTTTGCAGATAAAAAAAATACGCACACCAATCGGCGTAATTGTTATTATTTATGAATCACGGCCTAATGTGACCGCCGATGCTGCGGCATTGTGTCTGAAAGCAGGAAATGCCGTTATATTAAGGGGTGGGAAAGAGGCGATTCATTCTAATATTGCGCTGTATAAAATACTTACTGCCGCTTTGGAAAAGGCAGGACTCGATAAAAACGGCATACAGCTTGTCGAAATTACAGAGAGGGAGGCGATTGATTATTTACTTACGTCTGACAAATATGTTGACGTCGTCATTCCTCGTGGCGGAGAAGCACTCATCCGTACCGTCGTTGAAAAATCGACCATCCCTGTTATAAAACACTATAAAGGCGTTTGCCATACCTACGTGGATGAATTTGCCGATCTGAAAATTGCCGAAGAGGTTTGTTTCAATGCCAAGGTTCAGCGGCCTGCAACCTGTAATGCAATGGAGACGATGCTGGTGCATGAAAATATCGCTCCCGTTTTTTTGCCAAAAATAGCGAAAAGATTAGTTGATTCCGGCGTGCAATTGCTGGGTTGCAAAAAAACATGTACCTTTTTAGATACGATAAAACCGGCAACGGACGAAGATTATCATAATGAATACCTGGATATGGTGTTAAACATAAAAGTAGTGGATTCAATAGATGACGCTATTTCTCATATAACAAAATACGGTTCAGGTCATTCAGAGGCAATCATCACTACCAATTATAGTAATGCCCTGCAATTTACCGGCGAGGTAGACGCCGCAGCGGTATACGTCAACGCCTCTACCCGTTTTACCGATGGCTATGAGTTTGGCATGGGGGCTGAAATTGGCATTAGCACGGATAAACTCCACGCCAGAGGGCCAATGGGACTTGCAGAACTTACCTCCTATAAATTTGTGGTTTTTGGAAACGGCCAATTGCGGGAATAA
- a CDS encoding acetyl-CoA carboxylase carboxyltransferase subunit alpha — MGKAAFGERSIAELENMILELEHRIEDLENASLKGESEHDDELRYLREEQEQIQKEIFAKLTPYDIVKIARHPLRPLSTDYINFIVEDFVELHGDKRFGDDKAMVCGFGKIDEEKVLIVGHRKGKSTKERIACNFGMPNPEGYRKSLQKMKLAEKFKLPVITLIDTPGANPDIGAEERGQAHAIAESIYEMSRLRTPIINIVIGEGGSGGALGIGIGDIFAILEYAYYSVISPEGCAAILWKNGEMAPEAAKKLHLTAKDLLNLCIADEIIPEPSGAAHKDPEKTASTMKSFLLKYLHQLKTIPTDKLIEDRYNRYRKIGKYLEV, encoded by the coding sequence ATGGGAAAAGCAGCTTTTGGTGAAAGATCAATAGCAGAACTCGAGAATATGATTCTGGAACTTGAACATCGTATAGAAGATTTAGAAAATGCCTCTTTAAAAGGCGAATCAGAGCATGACGATGAATTACGCTACTTAAGGGAAGAGCAAGAACAGATACAAAAGGAAATCTTTGCTAAATTAACCCCTTATGATATCGTTAAAATCGCACGGCATCCCTTACGCCCACTGTCAACAGACTATATAAATTTTATCGTGGAAGACTTTGTTGAACTCCATGGGGATAAACGATTTGGCGATGATAAGGCAATGGTTTGCGGTTTTGGCAAGATTGATGAGGAAAAGGTGTTAATCGTAGGACACCGAAAGGGGAAAAGCACAAAGGAACGTATTGCGTGTAATTTTGGCATGCCAAATCCTGAAGGATACCGGAAGTCATTGCAAAAGATGAAGCTTGCGGAAAAGTTTAAATTACCTGTTATTACTTTAATAGATACCCCGGGGGCAAATCCTGATATTGGAGCGGAAGAAAGGGGGCAGGCACATGCTATTGCAGAGAGTATTTATGAGATGTCCCGGCTGAGAACGCCTATAATAAATATCGTTATCGGCGAAGGCGGCAGCGGAGGGGCATTAGGAATCGGAATTGGCGATATATTTGCAATTCTCGAATATGCCTACTATTCCGTTATTTCCCCAGAGGGATGTGCCGCAATATTATGGAAAAATGGAGAAATGGCGCCGGAAGCTGCTAAAAAACTACACTTAACTGCCAAGGATTTATTGAATTTGTGCATTGCGGATGAAATCATACCTGAACCATCCGGCGCTGCCCATAAAGACCCCGAAAAGACTGCCTCGACAATGAAATCGTTTCTGCTTAAATATCTGCATCAGTTAAAAACTATCCCTACCGACAAACTTATAGAAGACAGATACAACAGATACCGTAAAATAGGGAAATATCTGGAGGTTTAA
- a CDS encoding cyclic 2,3-diphosphoglycerate synthase — protein MSMEGRRKILIMGAAGRDFHNFNVCFRDNHAYDVVAFTAAQIPNIEGRQYPPSLSGKHYPNGIPIESEQKLSFLIKSYAIDEVVFSYSDVSHEYVMHKACMVNAAGAAFTLLAPQKTMLKSNKPVIAICAVRTGCGKSSVSRRVCEIVKGLGKKPVVIRHPMPYGDLFKQRLQRFTTYDDFRKYDCTIEEIEEYEPHVEQNTTVYAGVDYKDILEAAEKEADVIVWDGGNNDTPFYLPDLYITVADPHRPGHELSYYPGETNLLLAEVIIISKVDTAKPENIRRVRENIQKSNPGATIIDAAMPVTVEDISLIKGKRVLVIEDGPTLTHGGMSFGAGVLAARQYGALEIIDPRPYAVGSIHETYRKYPHMENLLPAMGYGRKQVEELSASINRTPCDTVLIGTPIDLRKIIRIDKPAERVRYGMQETGEPQLEKIIRAKLRNFSIN, from the coding sequence ATTTCTATGGAAGGCAGAAGAAAGATACTTATTATGGGTGCTGCGGGAAGGGATTTTCATAACTTCAATGTCTGCTTTCGCGACAATCATGCATATGACGTAGTTGCCTTCACTGCGGCACAAATCCCTAATATTGAAGGGAGGCAATATCCCCCTTCACTGTCAGGAAAGCACTATCCAAACGGCATTCCCATTGAATCTGAACAAAAATTGTCCTTTCTGATAAAATCGTATGCCATAGATGAAGTTGTCTTTTCTTACAGCGACGTTTCGCATGAATATGTTATGCACAAGGCGTGTATGGTGAATGCCGCGGGAGCTGCTTTCACCCTCCTTGCCCCACAAAAAACCATGTTGAAGAGCAATAAACCTGTTATTGCAATATGCGCGGTGAGGACGGGGTGCGGTAAAAGTTCGGTTTCCCGGAGAGTTTGTGAGATTGTTAAGGGGCTGGGAAAGAAGCCTGTGGTAATAAGACATCCCATGCCTTACGGCGATCTTTTTAAACAGCGTTTACAGCGCTTTACCACGTACGATGATTTCAGGAAGTATGACTGTACCATAGAAGAAATTGAAGAATATGAACCCCATGTGGAACAAAACACTACTGTTTATGCAGGAGTTGACTACAAAGATATTCTGGAAGCGGCAGAAAAAGAAGCCGACGTCATTGTATGGGACGGAGGCAATAATGATACCCCTTTTTACCTTCCGGATTTGTACATCACTGTTGCAGACCCCCACAGGCCAGGCCATGAACTTTCTTACTATCCGGGTGAAACAAACCTCCTTCTTGCGGAGGTTATTATTATCAGCAAGGTGGACACCGCAAAACCGGAAAATATACGCAGGGTAAGGGAAAATATACAAAAGTCGAATCCCGGTGCAACGATCATTGACGCTGCAATGCCGGTGACGGTTGAAGATATCAGCCTGATAAAAGGCAAACGTGTGCTGGTGATTGAAGACGGTCCTACCCTTACGCATGGAGGCATGTCCTTTGGCGCGGGAGTACTTGCTGCCCGGCAATATGGTGCTTTGGAAATTATTGATCCAAGACCCTACGCCGTAGGGTCGATTCACGAAACATACAGGAAATATCCCCACATGGAAAACCTGCTGCCTGCTATGGGATACGGGCGGAAACAGGTTGAGGAATTAAGCGCATCCATCAACCGCACGCCGTGCGATACCGTACTTATTGGAACTCCCATAGATCTGAGAAAAATAATCCGTATCGATAAACCTGCAGAACGAGTACGTTACGGCATGCAGGAAACAGGCGAACCTCAACTCGAAAAGATTATCAGGGCAAAACTCCGTAACTTCTCAATAAATTGA
- a CDS encoding tetratricopeptide repeat protein, giving the protein MLKKTYTSLIFTITFFIFSAQTLPAQEQKYKVVIFPFVYNLGSESQIAGVERIIQSELIRSGLFSVIDQKRTYHYVRKTVLHNFYKIDNVEKGSNFSNKDIIDLFFSFEWEKVVKMTKQLNADFGIKGSLSQFGEGYRADIEVINAKEIETVRLQEMKDKTVGALVGECESAEKIPEMFEKLVQQITRLCLSDKVMETAEDIIESYYQGKFTYQETENKLLELVSDMPEEFVLQYTLFSHYLENPEKIDRLIKTGEKAIHLFDSGNEEHIRYMSFLGLDLFHELANAYVIAGSFSKAITVYNHALTIYPMNQAKYFKQLGVLYLLEDKGEASMDAFKKVLNIDPADFESNFTIAALYEAKKNTAKALEQYRNCVKYATNPTDRSKVLEAIKKLEAK; this is encoded by the coding sequence ATGTTAAAAAAAACTTATACATCATTAATATTCACTATTACTTTTTTTATCTTTTCAGCGCAAACCTTGCCTGCGCAGGAACAAAAATATAAGGTTGTTATCTTTCCCTTTGTGTATAACCTTGGATCAGAGAGTCAAATTGCAGGGGTGGAACGTATTATACAAAGCGAGTTAATCCGGTCTGGTCTTTTTAGCGTAATAGACCAGAAACGTACTTACCATTATGTGAGAAAAACTGTTTTGCATAATTTCTACAAGATTGACAACGTGGAAAAAGGTTCAAACTTTAGTAATAAAGATATTATAGACCTTTTTTTTAGTTTTGAGTGGGAAAAAGTAGTAAAAATGACAAAGCAATTAAATGCAGATTTCGGGATAAAAGGCAGTCTTTCCCAATTTGGCGAAGGATACCGGGCAGATATCGAAGTGATAAATGCAAAGGAAATAGAAACAGTAAGACTGCAGGAGATGAAGGATAAAACGGTGGGTGCATTGGTGGGGGAATGCGAGTCAGCGGAGAAAATTCCGGAAATGTTTGAAAAACTTGTGCAGCAAATCACAAGACTTTGCCTTTCAGACAAAGTAATGGAAACTGCCGAAGATATCATAGAAAGTTACTATCAGGGAAAATTCACATATCAGGAAACGGAAAACAAATTACTGGAACTTGTTTCTGATATGCCGGAAGAGTTTGTTCTGCAATATACGTTATTTTCCCATTATCTGGAGAATCCTGAAAAAATCGACCGTTTAATAAAAACGGGAGAAAAGGCAATACATTTATTTGATTCAGGCAATGAAGAACATATAAGGTACATGTCCTTTTTAGGGTTAGACCTCTTTCACGAACTTGCCAATGCCTATGTTATTGCCGGTAGCTTTTCAAAAGCAATAACAGTCTACAATCATGCATTAACAATATACCCTATGAACCAGGCTAAATATTTCAAACAGTTGGGAGTGTTGTATCTACTGGAGGACAAAGGAGAGGCATCCATGGATGCTTTTAAAAAAGTGCTGAATATCGACCCGGCGGATTTTGAATCCAATTTTACCATAGCTGCCCTCTATGAAGCAAAAAAGAACACGGCAAAGGCCCTCGAACAATACCGGAATTGTGTTAAATATGCGACAAACCCAACCGACAGGTCGAAAGTATTAGAGGCAATTAAAAAACTGGAGGCGAAATAA